One part of the Bacillus sp. FJAT-27916 genome encodes these proteins:
- a CDS encoding CotD family spore coat protein: MYGHHNFCGPISVPGCNQTQVCPPVCHEPIQFVKENCYTVIVPHVHPVQTLEVNNHVFQHEHMYPHSYQCADPVFNQEIQCGAPCPPAPGCGPSMHGGPMFGGPMHGGPSHHGHGHHGHGFGC, translated from the coding sequence ATGTATGGTCATCATAATTTCTGCGGTCCCATTTCGGTGCCGGGTTGCAATCAAACACAAGTTTGCCCGCCTGTTTGCCATGAACCTATTCAATTCGTGAAGGAAAATTGTTATACCGTTATCGTGCCGCATGTCCACCCTGTGCAAACATTGGAAGTGAATAATCACGTCTTTCAACATGAACATATGTACCCGCATTCTTATCAATGTGCGGACCCTGTATTTAACCAAGAAATCCAATGCGGTGCTCCATGCCCGCCAGCACCAGGGTGCGGTCCGTCAATGCACGGCGGTCCTATGTTTGGAGGACCAATGCACGGTGGTCCATCCCACCATGGTCATGGCCACCACGGCCATGGGTTTGGCTGCTAA
- a CDS encoding ABC transporter substrate-binding protein — translation MEPKLLTLWQHTRTGKVKISELADLLSLSTKQTTRYLHKWHEEGWLHYKGGTGRGRYSEITWLKDVEAVYEKRVHEVMKDGKIEECARHLLLDWSRDCKLRLVSDFQSRLGYEKDGEDRLIIPRKRPFITTHPLKARDVHSANLVANVYDRLVSVDEHSSVHPALAHSWELNDARLRLYLRKGVKFHDGSPMSAEDVCDCLRKMSQHPFYERMWAPVSAIKARSPYVIDLEFRYPCHYALHLLGIMAASIYKEAGGSLYGTGSFSIVRNDDTKTLLHAFQEYYKERAFLDEIEYVQVPRDFENLYRSSAQSENYETYKVDSDFGFGLIIMNSYRNSDIARDDVRDFLHFQVTKLRQLLREIDARLIPNEQGFLAGISQPYELGEINCPVLRKPLVIQMSEYSRQTAERFREILVRAGCPVELVQVPFADTLDNGINDYGCDIFFHGEVFEMDQKFSFFQFLFGGTSPLQSVLDDCVDMEAWLKRYAMTAVSEWMPLHIEMERFLIETSRAVPLYYSKRSFLFTDDLMDVETRYFGHADFSKLWMKPSF, via the coding sequence GTGGAACCGAAACTACTTACGCTTTGGCAGCATACCCGCACAGGGAAGGTCAAAATCAGTGAGCTGGCTGATTTGCTTTCCTTAAGTACGAAACAAACCACACGCTATTTACACAAATGGCATGAGGAAGGATGGCTGCACTATAAAGGAGGAACAGGTCGCGGGAGGTATTCTGAGATTACATGGCTTAAGGATGTGGAAGCGGTTTATGAGAAACGGGTACATGAGGTGATGAAGGACGGTAAGATAGAGGAATGTGCCCGTCACCTTTTATTGGATTGGTCGAGAGATTGTAAGCTTCGGCTTGTGAGTGACTTTCAAAGCCGGCTCGGCTATGAGAAGGATGGAGAAGACCGTTTGATTATCCCGAGAAAGAGACCCTTCATAACGACCCATCCGCTAAAAGCGCGGGATGTCCATAGTGCCAATCTGGTTGCTAATGTCTATGATCGGCTTGTATCAGTTGATGAACACAGCAGCGTACATCCTGCTCTGGCGCATAGCTGGGAGCTGAATGATGCCAGGCTGCGTCTCTATCTGCGGAAAGGTGTAAAGTTCCATGACGGTTCCCCCATGTCAGCGGAGGATGTATGTGACTGTCTTAGGAAGATGAGTCAGCATCCATTTTATGAAAGGATGTGGGCGCCTGTCTCAGCAATCAAGGCAAGAAGTCCCTATGTGATAGACCTTGAATTTCGCTATCCATGCCACTACGCTCTTCATCTCCTTGGAATCATGGCCGCGAGCATTTATAAAGAAGCTGGAGGGAGTCTATACGGAACAGGCAGCTTCTCTATTGTCAGAAATGATGACACAAAGACGTTGCTGCATGCGTTTCAGGAATATTATAAGGAACGTGCCTTTTTAGATGAAATTGAATATGTACAGGTGCCGAGGGATTTTGAGAATCTCTACCGGTCGTCCGCACAATCGGAGAATTATGAGACGTATAAAGTAGACAGCGATTTTGGATTTGGGCTGATCATCATGAATAGTTATCGGAATTCGGATATTGCCCGGGATGATGTGAGAGACTTTCTTCATTTTCAAGTGACAAAGCTCAGGCAGCTGCTTCGAGAGATTGATGCAAGATTGATTCCGAATGAACAAGGGTTTCTTGCAGGAATCAGTCAGCCATATGAGCTGGGAGAAATAAACTGTCCAGTCCTTCGTAAACCGCTGGTGATTCAAATGAGTGAATATAGCAGGCAGACTGCCGAACGCTTTAGAGAAATTCTTGTTAGAGCTGGATGTCCTGTTGAATTGGTACAGGTACCGTTTGCAGACACACTCGATAATGGCATCAATGACTATGGCTGCGATATCTTTTTCCATGGAGAGGTGTTTGAGATGGACCAGAAGTTCTCCTTCTTTCAGTTCCTGTTTGGCGGCACCTCTCCTCTTCAATCCGTTCTTGATGACTGTGTTGATATGGAAGCGTGGCTAAAACGGTATGCAATGACAGCTGTATCGGAGTGGATGCCGCTGCATATCGAGATGGAACGCTTTTTGATAGAAACATCACGAGCTGTTCCTCTTTATTATTCTAAGAGAAGCTTTCTGTTTACGGATGACCTCATGGATGTAGAGACCAGATATTTCGGGCATGCTGATTTCTCCAAGCTGTGGATGAAGCCAAGCTTCTAA
- a CDS encoding xanthine phosphoribosyltransferase has protein sequence MEKLKEKIMTEGQVLSDDVLKVDTFLNHQLDPQLMSEIGKEFAKRFKGMGITKIVTIESSGIAPSVMAGLELQIPVLFARKKKSLTLQDDLYTASVYSFTKQEENQICIGRKFLNKEDTVLIIDDFLAKGQAALGLVDLVKQAGAKIAGIGIVIEKEFQDGGANLRKKGYRVESLARIESLEGGMVTFKKEEELIHEG, from the coding sequence TTGGAAAAACTAAAAGAAAAAATCATGACAGAAGGCCAAGTGCTATCAGATGACGTCCTTAAGGTGGATACGTTTTTAAACCATCAATTGGATCCGCAATTAATGAGCGAGATTGGGAAAGAGTTCGCTAAACGATTTAAGGGAATGGGAATTACAAAAATCGTGACGATTGAATCCTCCGGTATTGCTCCTTCCGTAATGGCAGGACTTGAATTACAGATTCCAGTTCTGTTCGCGCGTAAGAAGAAGTCACTAACCTTGCAGGATGATTTGTATACAGCATCCGTCTATTCCTTCACTAAGCAAGAAGAGAATCAAATTTGCATCGGGCGTAAATTCCTGAATAAAGAAGATACCGTACTTATTATTGATGACTTTTTGGCAAAAGGTCAGGCGGCTCTCGGTCTTGTTGACCTTGTTAAGCAGGCTGGTGCGAAGATTGCCGGGATTGGCATCGTCATTGAGAAGGAATTCCAGGACGGAGGAGCAAATCTTCGTAAGAAAGGCTATCGCGTTGAATCGCTCGCTAGAATTGAATCGCTTGAAGGTGGAATGGTAACCTTCAAGAAAGAGGAGGAACTCATCCATGAAGGCTAA
- a CDS encoding THUMP domain-containing class I SAM-dependent RNA methyltransferase codes for MKMTLIATAAMGLEALVAQEVRDLGYECTVENGRVLFEGDETAIARANMWLRTADRVKILVGEFKAYTFDELFEKTKKLPWENYLDETAEFPVLGKSVKSKLFSVSDCQAIVKKAIVERMKKAYKKDGWLDENGPLYRIEVGLLKDRATLTIDTTGPQALHKRGYRTGQGEAPLKETLAAALVKLTNWTPDRPLVDPFCGSGTIAIEAAMIGQNIAPGFNREFVSETWPMIDSSIWDKVRDEADELANYDQPLDISGYDIDHRMVQIAKDNALEAGFADLIEFKQMQVKDFTTTKEYGVIIGNPPYGERLSDRPSVERMYKEMGEVLRPYDTWSVYMMTSDENFEQFYGKPATKKRKLFNGFIRTDYYQYWGKRPPRKTVTETE; via the coding sequence ATGAAAATGACATTAATCGCGACGGCCGCTATGGGGCTTGAAGCGTTAGTTGCGCAGGAAGTGCGCGACTTAGGATATGAATGCACAGTAGAAAATGGACGGGTCCTCTTTGAAGGGGATGAAACCGCCATTGCGAGAGCGAATATGTGGCTCCGGACAGCTGACAGGGTGAAGATCCTTGTTGGCGAGTTCAAGGCGTACACATTCGATGAGCTATTTGAGAAAACAAAGAAGCTCCCATGGGAGAATTATTTAGATGAAACAGCTGAATTCCCTGTCCTTGGGAAATCGGTTAAGTCCAAATTATTCAGCGTATCAGATTGCCAGGCTATCGTAAAGAAAGCGATTGTTGAACGCATGAAAAAAGCGTATAAAAAGGACGGCTGGCTTGATGAAAATGGGCCATTGTACCGAATTGAGGTTGGACTATTGAAAGACCGTGCTACGCTTACGATTGATACGACTGGACCGCAGGCACTTCATAAGAGGGGCTACCGGACCGGACAAGGGGAGGCGCCTCTGAAAGAGACCTTGGCTGCAGCACTAGTAAAGCTCACGAACTGGACACCAGATCGCCCGCTTGTTGATCCATTCTGCGGCTCAGGTACCATCGCAATTGAAGCGGCCATGATTGGCCAGAATATCGCACCTGGATTTAACCGTGAATTCGTGTCTGAAACATGGCCGATGATCGATTCAAGCATATGGGATAAGGTCCGTGATGAAGCGGATGAACTAGCGAACTATGACCAGCCGCTTGATATCTCCGGCTATGACATTGACCACCGTATGGTTCAAATTGCGAAGGACAACGCCCTCGAGGCCGGCTTTGCTGACCTTATTGAGTTCAAGCAAATGCAGGTAAAGGACTTCACGACAACAAAGGAATATGGCGTCATTATCGGTAACCCGCCGTACGGTGAGCGATTAAGCGACCGTCCGTCTGTTGAACGCATGTATAAGGAAATGGGCGAGGTCCTCAGACCGTATGACACATGGTCTGTTTATATGATGACCTCTGATGAGAACTTCGAGCAATTCTACGGCAAGCCGGCAACGAAGAAACGCAAGCTGTTTAACGGCTTCATCCGTACGGATTATTATCAATACTGGGGCAAAAGACCGCCTCGCAAGACAGTAACTGAAACTGAATAA
- a CDS encoding ribonuclease H-like domain-containing protein, translating to MSIKHKLNRMKVHLNTGNGDVKAKEVREPALKQTEIPHYDEWQEYGARAVFMEEEYCLIREVSYPLTHRHGKYTFDMLLDIVRIWNESDLSHPLSAKGIQADQLFFFDTETTGLGTGAGTSIFLLGYAFIEDGMVKVRQHFLPRPGYELPFYKTFFDNVQYEKLVTYNGKSFDWPQVVSQHTMLRGQLPKLPRFGHFDLYHAARRLWKNKLDRVKLAVVEEEVLGFKREDDIPGYLAPMIYFDYVDRHDPEAIFKIMKHNEQDVLSLISLYIHLSALLLNQEFAEHEDSFELARWFSVLKERNRAIQSFERGITESAEEDVLTVKFHLANEHKRSGNLRAAAELWEEAAMSNRSETKALSYLELAKYYEHRVKDYDTALSHAQAALDTVVKNQIQKAALKAGELQKRIERLERKCLQMLERIGK from the coding sequence ATGTCCATTAAACATAAACTCAATCGAATGAAAGTTCATCTAAATACGGGGAATGGCGATGTGAAGGCGAAGGAAGTCAGAGAGCCGGCTCTAAAGCAGACTGAAATTCCTCATTATGATGAATGGCAGGAGTATGGAGCAAGGGCTGTATTTATGGAAGAGGAGTATTGCCTTATTCGAGAGGTGAGCTACCCGTTAACTCACCGCCATGGCAAGTATACATTTGATATGCTTTTGGACATCGTCCGTATTTGGAATGAATCAGATTTGTCTCACCCCTTATCAGCTAAGGGGATTCAGGCTGATCAACTATTTTTCTTTGATACAGAAACGACCGGTCTTGGCACGGGAGCGGGTACCTCGATCTTTCTTCTTGGTTATGCATTCATTGAGGATGGAATGGTCAAGGTGCGTCAGCATTTTCTTCCGCGCCCTGGATATGAGCTTCCGTTCTATAAAACATTTTTTGATAACGTTCAATATGAAAAGCTTGTCACCTATAACGGAAAATCATTTGATTGGCCTCAGGTTGTCTCCCAGCATACGATGCTTAGAGGGCAGCTGCCTAAGCTCCCTAGGTTCGGTCATTTTGACCTTTATCATGCGGCACGCAGACTTTGGAAGAATAAGCTTGATCGCGTTAAGCTTGCTGTAGTTGAGGAAGAGGTACTTGGCTTTAAGCGGGAGGATGACATACCGGGCTATTTGGCTCCTATGATTTATTTTGACTACGTAGATCGGCATGACCCGGAAGCTATCTTTAAGATCATGAAGCATAATGAGCAGGATGTCCTTTCCCTCATTTCGCTGTATATCCATTTATCTGCCTTGTTATTGAATCAGGAGTTTGCCGAGCATGAGGATTCCTTTGAATTAGCAAGATGGTTCTCTGTGCTGAAGGAGAGAAACCGTGCCATTCAGTCATTCGAAAGAGGCATCACTGAATCGGCAGAGGAGGATGTACTGACCGTGAAATTTCATTTGGCGAATGAACATAAGCGGAGCGGCAACCTCCGTGCGGCGGCTGAGCTGTGGGAGGAAGCGGCTATGTCCAATAGGTCAGAGACAAAGGCACTGTCCTATTTAGAGCTTGCCAAATACTATGAGCATAGGGTGAAAGATTATGATACGGCCCTCAGTCATGCACAGGCAGCGCTGGATACTGTTGTGAAAAATCAAATTCAAAAAGCCGCCTTGAAGGCAGGAGAACTTCAAAAACGAATCGAACGCCTTGAACGTAAATGCCTTCAAATGCTAGAGCGAATAGGAAAATAG
- a CDS encoding nucleobase:cation symporter-2 family protein, with protein sequence MKANKWQTASLGLQHVLAMYAGAVIVPLIVGGGIGLTPEQLTHLVSIDILMCGIATLLQVWKNRFFGIGLPVVLGCTFTAVGPMIAIGGDYGIPAIYGAILASGLFVILISKYFSKLLAFFPPVVTGSVVTIIGMTLIPTAMNNMAGGQGASDFGSISNILLAFGTLLFIVILYKFSTGFIRAISILLGLIAGSVAAAFMGKVDIQAILDADVLLTPQPFYFGMPSFELIPVLTMILVAMVSLVESTGVYLALSDICEEKLEEKDFAKGYRAEGLAIVLGGIFNSLPYTTYSQNVGLIQMSGVRSKNVIYTAGAFLVILGFSPKIAALTTVIPSAVLGGAMVAMFGMVLSAGIKMLSKVDLHSQENLLIIACACGLGLGVSVVPEMFQNLPSGLRILTENGIVAGGLTAIALNLIFNVFGKKAKEGQMIQRKEEMAS encoded by the coding sequence ATGAAGGCTAATAAATGGCAAACAGCGTCACTTGGCTTGCAGCACGTGCTCGCGATGTACGCAGGTGCGGTTATTGTTCCTTTGATTGTCGGCGGCGGCATCGGACTGACACCTGAACAGCTCACTCACCTTGTGTCTATTGATATCTTAATGTGCGGAATTGCCACATTGCTGCAAGTATGGAAGAATCGATTCTTTGGAATTGGCCTCCCGGTTGTTCTAGGTTGTACATTTACAGCAGTAGGGCCTATGATTGCGATTGGCGGGGATTATGGTATTCCAGCCATTTATGGAGCAATTTTGGCATCTGGATTATTTGTTATCTTAATTAGTAAGTATTTCAGTAAACTATTAGCTTTCTTCCCGCCGGTGGTAACCGGATCTGTTGTCACAATCATTGGTATGACCTTGATTCCTACTGCCATGAATAATATGGCTGGGGGACAAGGGGCAAGTGATTTTGGTTCAATTTCTAACATATTGCTCGCTTTTGGTACATTGCTGTTCATTGTTATTTTATATAAATTTTCTACTGGTTTTATAAGAGCAATCTCTATTTTGCTTGGTTTGATTGCAGGCTCCGTTGCCGCGGCATTCATGGGCAAGGTGGATATTCAAGCAATTCTCGATGCGGACGTATTATTAACGCCACAGCCATTCTATTTCGGGATGCCGTCCTTTGAATTAATCCCTGTCTTAACGATGATTCTGGTCGCAATGGTCAGTCTTGTTGAATCAACAGGGGTATATCTGGCTCTATCAGATATTTGTGAAGAGAAATTAGAGGAGAAGGATTTCGCAAAAGGCTATAGAGCAGAAGGGCTGGCAATTGTTCTAGGAGGTATCTTCAACTCGCTGCCTTATACGACCTACTCCCAAAACGTTGGTTTAATTCAAATGTCCGGCGTTCGCTCTAAAAATGTCATTTACACAGCCGGTGCGTTCTTGGTGATCCTTGGCTTCAGCCCGAAAATTGCTGCATTGACAACGGTCATTCCAAGTGCGGTTCTTGGCGGTGCGATGGTGGCGATGTTCGGTATGGTATTATCAGCAGGCATCAAAATGCTAAGCAAGGTTGATCTTCATTCCCAGGAGAATCTCTTGATTATCGCTTGTGCATGCGGCCTTGGCCTTGGTGTTTCAGTCGTACCTGAAATGTTCCAAAACCTGCCTTCAGGCTTACGCATTCTTACAGAGAACGGGATTGTCGCAGGCGGCCTGACAGCAATCGCTCTTAACCTCATCTTTAATGTATTTGGCAAGAAAGCGAAGGAAGGCCAAATGATTCAACGGAAAGAAGAAATGGCTTCGTAA
- a CDS encoding carboxypeptidase M32 translates to MSTQIEKEFLEYIQTMDAYREASALIGWDLRTGAPKKTIDKRSQVISILSKVHFEMATGEKMEKYLKELADYDGEEEMIKDIVKECRLEFGRMSKIPADEYKEYVQLQSKAESIWEEAKDKADYQLFRPYLEQLIETNKTFIRYWGKEERPYDALLDMYEPGMTVEVLDEVFGALKAEIVPLVKRIAESKKKLNTDFIYKHFDKDNQREFCMKAIKELGYDLEAGRLDTTVHPFATALNANDVRITTKYDESDFRVAVFGTIHECGHAVYEQNIDKALEGTPLCTGTSMGIHESQSLFFENFIGRNKHFWLSHYNQLTQASPEQFDKIDLDTFYEAINESKPSLIRVEADELTYALHIMIRYELEKMIFNGEVSVEELPKLWNDKYEEYLGIRPEHDGEGILQDVHWAGGMFGYFPSYALGYMYAAQLKAAMLKEIPEFDELLEQGNLEPIKGWLTKHVHQFGKRKTPKEIIQLATGEDLNPQYLVEYLKQKYETIYEL, encoded by the coding sequence TTGAGTACACAAATAGAAAAAGAGTTTCTGGAATACATACAAACAATGGATGCCTATCGTGAGGCTTCTGCATTAATTGGCTGGGACCTGCGGACTGGTGCACCGAAAAAAACAATTGATAAAAGGAGCCAGGTAATTTCCATCCTATCGAAGGTTCATTTTGAAATGGCGACTGGAGAAAAGATGGAGAAATACTTAAAGGAGCTTGCCGATTATGACGGTGAGGAGGAAATGATTAAGGATATTGTGAAGGAATGCCGTCTTGAGTTTGGTCGCATGAGCAAAATCCCAGCTGATGAGTACAAGGAATACGTTCAGCTGCAGTCAAAGGCGGAAAGTATCTGGGAGGAAGCAAAGGACAAGGCAGATTATCAACTCTTCCGTCCATATTTAGAGCAATTGATCGAAACAAACAAGACTTTCATTCGCTATTGGGGCAAAGAGGAGCGGCCATACGATGCCCTGCTTGATATGTATGAGCCGGGCATGACGGTCGAGGTGCTGGATGAGGTATTTGGTGCCCTAAAGGCTGAAATTGTCCCGTTAGTGAAGAGAATAGCTGAATCGAAGAAAAAGCTCAACACAGACTTTATTTATAAGCATTTCGATAAGGACAATCAACGTGAATTCTGTATGAAAGCCATTAAAGAATTAGGCTATGACCTTGAGGCTGGCAGGCTGGACACAACTGTGCATCCATTTGCGACTGCTCTGAATGCGAATGATGTCCGGATTACAACGAAGTATGATGAATCCGATTTCCGGGTAGCGGTGTTCGGAACGATTCATGAATGCGGGCATGCTGTGTATGAACAGAATATTGATAAAGCGTTAGAGGGTACACCTCTATGCACAGGGACATCAATGGGTATCCATGAATCCCAGTCCCTCTTCTTCGAAAACTTTATCGGCCGCAACAAACATTTCTGGTTAAGTCATTACAATCAATTGACACAAGCCTCACCAGAGCAATTTGACAAGATTGATTTAGACACATTCTATGAAGCGATTAATGAATCAAAACCGTCGTTAATTCGTGTGGAAGCCGACGAACTTACCTATGCCTTGCATATTATGATTCGCTATGAGCTTGAGAAAATGATCTTTAATGGCGAAGTATCTGTCGAAGAGCTTCCTAAGCTTTGGAATGATAAATACGAGGAATACTTAGGTATCAGACCTGAGCATGACGGGGAAGGGATTCTCCAGGATGTGCATTGGGCAGGGGGGATGTTCGGTTACTTCCCATCCTATGCGCTTGGATATATGTATGCTGCACAGCTGAAGGCGGCTATGCTGAAGGAAATTCCGGAGTTTGACGAACTTCTTGAACAAGGAAATCTCGAACCAATCAAGGGCTGGCTGACAAAACATGTGCACCAATTCGGGAAAAGAAAAACGCCAAAGGAAATCATTCAGCTGGCGACAGGCGAAGATTTAAACCCTCAATATTTGGTGGAGTATCTTAAGCAAAAATACGAAACGATTTATGAACTGTAA
- a CDS encoding MDR family MFS transporter, with protein sequence MNFKTLPQNIKVRLITSFFNRAASSAVMPFMALYFAQELNKIWAGLFLIFTVMITFAANLIGGYISDRFKRKKVLLITSSLSTLMFLGMTVSLMPKDDWVILFAAAYIGFLITSSLGRPCMQAIIMDSTTPENRRAVYAIDYWQVNLSMAIGAAMGGLFYLHYQKELFMVLSFISFMIVIAYHFWLIDNHTHVQSKSGKNLFLDIIDNYQVALADRQYVKLVLGFTLILSAEFSLNSYIGVRLAENFNPVKIFGFTAQGVHMLSMLNILNMVSVVLLTFFVTKMASRFSNKSVLITGLIIYGTGYAVITAADTWYVLLLFGFVATIGELLYSPVYTTEQANMIPADKRGSYSAFAGAAYNGAELMARFSIILGAYLIPSMMSVYVGLIVTAGTLLLYLALYSKKALVKETGAVKTSY encoded by the coding sequence ATGAATTTCAAAACATTGCCGCAAAACATTAAGGTTCGGTTGATTACATCCTTCTTTAACCGGGCCGCATCAAGTGCCGTCATGCCTTTTATGGCCCTTTATTTCGCTCAGGAGCTCAATAAGATTTGGGCAGGACTCTTCTTGATTTTCACCGTGATGATTACCTTTGCGGCTAATTTGATCGGCGGCTATATTTCTGACCGATTTAAACGGAAAAAGGTGTTGCTTATCACTTCATCCTTAAGCACTCTTATGTTCCTCGGCATGACAGTCAGTCTTATGCCTAAGGATGATTGGGTCATTCTCTTCGCTGCTGCCTATATTGGATTCTTGATCACAAGCAGTCTTGGCCGTCCATGTATGCAAGCGATTATTATGGATTCTACCACCCCTGAGAACCGACGGGCCGTCTACGCCATCGATTACTGGCAAGTTAATCTTTCCATGGCTATCGGTGCCGCAATGGGCGGGCTCTTCTACTTGCATTATCAAAAGGAATTATTTATGGTCTTATCCTTCATTTCGTTCATGATTGTCATCGCTTATCATTTTTGGCTCATTGACAATCATACGCATGTTCAAAGCAAGAGCGGAAAGAATCTATTCTTGGACATCATTGATAATTATCAAGTTGCTTTAGCTGACAGACAGTATGTGAAGCTGGTCCTCGGCTTCACACTTATTCTCTCGGCAGAATTCTCACTGAACAGTTATATCGGCGTCCGGCTTGCTGAAAACTTCAATCCTGTGAAAATCTTCGGGTTTACGGCACAGGGGGTCCACATGCTCAGCATGTTAAACATCCTTAATATGGTTTCCGTCGTTCTCTTGACCTTCTTTGTCACAAAGATGGCGAGCCGGTTTTCGAATAAATCTGTCTTAATTACTGGTCTGATTATTTATGGTACCGGTTATGCAGTGATCACAGCTGCTGATACCTGGTATGTACTCTTGCTATTCGGTTTTGTGGCTACCATTGGTGAACTATTGTATTCGCCTGTCTATACGACCGAGCAAGCGAATATGATTCCTGCAGACAAGCGTGGCTCTTATTCCGCCTTTGCCGGAGCAGCTTATAATGGTGCTGAACTCATGGCACGGTTCTCTATCATTCTTGGAGCCTATCTAATTCCAAGCATGATGTCCGTCTATGTGGGATTGATTGTCACAGCCGGCACACTTCTCCTCTACCTCGCCTTGTACAGCAAAAAGGCTTTGGTTAAAGAGACAGGAGCTGTAAAGACAAGTTATTAA
- the gpsB gene encoding cell division regulator GpsB: MLSDKTKLTAKDILEKEFKTGVRGYKQEEVDQYLDLIIKDYEVMHQEYELLLQENMKLKKQLEDQPKKTVQPVQQTPAGTTNFDILKRLSNLEKHVFGSKLYE; this comes from the coding sequence ATGCTCTCAGATAAAACCAAGTTGACAGCAAAAGATATCCTGGAGAAAGAATTCAAGACAGGGGTCAGAGGCTACAAGCAAGAAGAGGTAGATCAGTATCTCGATTTGATCATCAAGGATTACGAAGTCATGCACCAGGAATATGAGCTTCTTTTGCAAGAAAACATGAAACTGAAGAAGCAATTGGAGGATCAGCCTAAAAAGACTGTTCAACCGGTGCAGCAAACACCTGCGGGTACAACCAATTTTGATATTTTAAAACGCCTATCCAATCTGGAAAAGCATGTTTTTGGAAGCAAACTGTACGAGTAA
- a CDS encoding DUF1273 domain-containing protein translates to MGKVVFVTGYKAYELGIYDQRHQGIPYIKKAIKARLLDMLDQDLEWVLITGQPGVELWAANVVFDLQEEYPELKLGVLLPFLNQEENWKEGVKEQYEEVLLQADYVEAISKKPYEGPWQLKLRNQFLVDKSDQMLILYEEEKDGSPKYSWMEAKKKQDKKDYPIFQITFWDLESLIEEEQWQDY, encoded by the coding sequence ATGGGTAAAGTAGTATTTGTAACCGGATATAAAGCCTATGAACTTGGGATATACGACCAAAGACACCAAGGGATTCCATACATAAAGAAAGCCATTAAAGCTCGTTTGCTGGACATGCTGGATCAAGACTTGGAATGGGTCTTAATCACGGGGCAGCCAGGCGTGGAACTTTGGGCCGCCAATGTGGTGTTCGATTTGCAGGAGGAATATCCTGAGCTTAAGCTTGGTGTGCTGCTTCCTTTTTTGAATCAGGAGGAGAATTGGAAAGAGGGCGTAAAGGAACAATATGAAGAGGTATTGCTTCAGGCGGATTATGTAGAGGCTATTTCTAAGAAGCCGTATGAGGGGCCTTGGCAGCTGAAGCTTCGCAATCAATTCCTGGTTGACAAGAGTGATCAGATGCTCATCCTCTATGAAGAGGAAAAGGATGGAAGCCCGAAATACAGCTGGATGGAGGCCAAAAAAAAGCAGGATAAAAAAGATTATCCGATTTTCCAAATCACCTTTTGGGACCTTGAAAGCTTGATTGAAGAAGAGCAATGGCAAGATTATTAA